In Citrobacter sp. RHB25-C09, the following proteins share a genomic window:
- a CDS encoding multidrug efflux MFS transporter: MESWKVNLISVWFGCFFTGLAISQILPFLPLYISQLGVSSHEALSMWSGLTFSVTFLISAIVSPLWGSLADRKGRKLMLLRASLGMAIAILLQAFATNVWQLFLLRGIMGLTSGYIPNAMALVASQVPRERSGWALSTLATAQISGVIGGPLMGGFIADHVGLRPVFFITAMLLVVSFLVTLFLIKEGVRPTLKKNERLSGKAVFASLPYPALMISLFFTTLVIQLCNGSISPILALFIKSMTPDSSNIAFLSGLIASVPGISALISAPRLGKLGDRIGTERILMATLLCAVVLFFAMSWVTTPFQLGVLRFLLGFADGAMLPAVQTLLVKYSSDQVTGRIFGYNQSFIYLGNVAGPLMGATVSAMAGFRWVFIATAIIVLINSAQLALVLRRRNTHTKNKALGI; this comes from the coding sequence ATGGAATCCTGGAAGGTTAACTTAATCTCCGTCTGGTTCGGCTGCTTTTTTACCGGTCTGGCAATCAGTCAAATCCTGCCATTCTTGCCGCTGTACATTTCGCAGTTGGGCGTCTCCTCCCACGAAGCGCTTTCCATGTGGTCTGGCCTGACCTTCAGCGTGACATTTTTAATCTCCGCAATTGTGTCTCCCCTTTGGGGCAGTCTGGCCGATCGTAAAGGCCGCAAGCTGATGTTATTGCGCGCTTCACTCGGTATGGCGATAGCGATACTGCTTCAGGCTTTTGCCACCAACGTCTGGCAGCTTTTCCTGCTGCGCGGCATTATGGGGCTGACATCAGGATATATTCCCAATGCGATGGCGCTGGTCGCTTCTCAGGTTCCGCGGGAGCGCAGCGGTTGGGCGCTGAGTACGCTCGCCACTGCACAGATCAGCGGCGTTATTGGCGGCCCGCTGATGGGCGGATTTATCGCCGATCACGTTGGCCTGCGTCCGGTCTTTTTTATTACCGCGATGCTGCTGGTCGTCAGTTTTCTGGTCACGCTGTTTTTGATCAAAGAAGGTGTGCGTCCCACGCTGAAAAAGAATGAACGTTTGAGTGGCAAGGCGGTGTTTGCCTCGCTACCCTATCCGGCGCTGATGATAAGTCTGTTTTTTACGACGTTAGTCATTCAACTTTGCAATGGCTCAATCAGTCCGATTCTGGCGCTATTTATTAAGTCGATGACGCCCGACAGCAGTAATATTGCCTTCCTGAGTGGCCTGATTGCTTCCGTCCCCGGTATTTCCGCGCTGATCTCCGCCCCCCGTTTAGGAAAATTGGGCGATCGTATCGGTACCGAACGGATCCTGATGGCGACTTTACTCTGCGCGGTCGTTTTGTTCTTTGCCATGTCCTGGGTGACCACGCCGTTCCAGTTAGGGGTACTGCGCTTTCTGCTTGGGTTTGCTGATGGTGCCATGCTTCCTGCGGTCCAGACGCTGTTGGTAAAATATTCCAGCGATCAAGTGACAGGTCGTATTTTTGGCTATAACCAGTCTTTTATTTATCTCGGTAACGTGGCGGGTCCGTTAATGGGCGCAACGGTTTCGGCAATGGCCGGATTTCGTTGGGTATTTATTGCAACGGCGATAATTGTGCTGATTAACAGTGCTCAATTAGCTCTGGTCTTGCGTCGACGCAATACGCATACAAAAAATAAGGCTTTAGGAATTTGA
- the phoA gene encoding alkaline phosphatase, with the protein MKQSAIALAVLPLLYIPVTHAETTTMSVLENRAAQGDITTPGGARRLTADQTAALRDSLNDNPAKNIILLIGDGMGDSEITAARNYAEGAGGFFKGIDALPLTGQYTHYALNKKTGKPDYVTDSAASATAWSTGVKTYNGALGVDIHEKDHTTLLEMAKAAGLATGNVSTAELQDATPAALVSHVTSRKCYGPSVTTEKCPTNALEKGGKGSITEQLLNARADVTLGGGAKTFAEVATAGEWQGKTLREQAQARGYQLVGDATSLAAITEANQNKPLLGLFSEGNMPVRWEGPKASYHGNIDKPAVTCTPNPKRDDSVPTLAQMTDKAIDLLSKNEKGFFLQVEGASIDKQDHAANPCGQIGETVDLDEAVQRALDFAKKDGNTLVIVTADHAHASQIVAPDTKAPGLTQALNTKDGAVMVISYGNSEEESQEHTGSQLRIAAYGPHAANVVGLTDQTDLFYTMKAALGLK; encoded by the coding sequence GTGAAACAAAGCGCTATTGCTCTTGCAGTGTTACCTCTGCTGTATATCCCTGTCACCCACGCTGAAACCACAACAATGTCCGTACTGGAAAACCGTGCTGCGCAGGGCGATATTACGACGCCTGGTGGCGCGCGCCGATTAACCGCCGATCAAACAGCCGCATTGCGCGATTCACTGAATGATAACCCTGCGAAAAATATTATTTTATTGATCGGCGATGGAATGGGTGATTCCGAAATTACCGCAGCACGAAATTATGCCGAAGGGGCTGGCGGCTTTTTTAAAGGCATCGATGCGTTGCCGCTGACCGGGCAATATACCCACTACGCGCTGAATAAAAAAACGGGTAAACCGGATTACGTGACTGATTCAGCGGCATCCGCAACCGCCTGGTCGACCGGCGTGAAAACTTATAATGGTGCGCTGGGTGTTGATATTCATGAAAAAGATCACACCACGCTGCTCGAAATGGCGAAGGCTGCTGGCCTGGCTACGGGTAATGTATCAACTGCTGAATTACAGGATGCAACACCTGCTGCCCTGGTTTCTCACGTCACATCACGCAAATGCTATGGTCCGAGTGTTACCACGGAGAAATGCCCGACAAATGCGCTGGAGAAAGGGGGCAAAGGTTCCATCACGGAACAACTGTTGAATGCGCGTGCTGATGTCACGTTGGGCGGTGGTGCAAAGACGTTTGCGGAGGTCGCGACGGCAGGCGAATGGCAGGGTAAAACGCTGCGTGAGCAGGCGCAGGCGCGTGGCTATCAGTTAGTTGGCGATGCGACCTCTTTAGCGGCGATAACCGAAGCAAACCAAAACAAACCACTGCTTGGGCTCTTCTCCGAAGGCAATATGCCGGTGCGCTGGGAAGGACCAAAGGCCTCATACCACGGGAATATCGATAAACCTGCCGTGACCTGTACGCCGAATCCTAAACGCGATGATAGCGTGCCTACGCTGGCGCAGATGACCGACAAGGCTATTGATCTACTCAGTAAAAATGAGAAAGGGTTCTTCTTGCAGGTTGAAGGTGCCTCTATCGATAAACAGGACCACGCCGCGAACCCGTGTGGACAAATTGGGGAAACGGTCGATCTTGATGAAGCCGTACAGCGCGCGCTGGACTTTGCGAAAAAAGACGGCAATACCCTGGTGATTGTGACGGCTGACCACGCTCACGCCAGCCAGATTGTCGCGCCGGATACGAAGGCGCCGGGGCTGACTCAGGCGCTGAACACTAAAGACGGTGCGGTGATGGTGATCAGCTACGGTAATTCTGAAGAGGAATCGCAGGAACATACCGGCAGCCAGCTGCGCATCGCCGCCTACGGACCGCACGCCGCGAACGTCGTAGGGCTGACCGATCAGACCGATCTGTTCTATACCATGAAAGCCGCGTTAGGCCTGAAATAA
- a CDS encoding extensin family protein — protein MKAKGWLTIILLGVVCGVGYRYLPSWYNPFAPLELSDPPNWFAKYKLQRLTPERCAVLLAQANQQKLISSQAVADSVGECPLANVVRVRDFGTVKLSSSFLASCPLALSSALFVEQQARPLTAQFMGSRLARIDHLGSYACRNIYHRPDARRSEHASAQALDISGFQLADGRRFTVLRGWKQDESAHWLKALLSASCHYYGNGLGPEYNAAHANHFHLGMRGYGMCR, from the coding sequence GTGAAAGCGAAAGGCTGGCTAACCATTATTCTGCTGGGTGTCGTGTGCGGCGTGGGATATCGCTATCTGCCATCGTGGTACAACCCTTTTGCGCCTCTGGAACTGTCTGACCCACCAAACTGGTTCGCCAAATATAAGTTACAGCGCCTGACGCCGGAACGCTGCGCCGTGCTATTAGCGCAGGCTAATCAACAGAAACTCATCTCCTCCCAGGCGGTGGCCGATAGCGTGGGAGAATGCCCGTTAGCCAACGTAGTAAGAGTTCGCGATTTTGGCACAGTAAAATTGAGCAGCAGCTTCCTCGCTTCTTGCCCGTTAGCGCTCAGTTCCGCGCTGTTTGTCGAACAACAGGCTCGCCCGCTCACTGCACAGTTTATGGGCAGCCGACTGGCGCGCATCGATCACCTTGGCAGCTACGCCTGCCGTAATATTTATCATCGCCCGGATGCGCGGCGCAGCGAGCATGCCAGTGCCCAGGCATTGGACATCAGCGGTTTTCAGCTTGCGGATGGGCGGCGTTTTACCGTTCTGCGTGGCTGGAAGCAGGATGAAAGCGCCCACTGGCTGAAGGCTTTGCTCAGTGCAAGCTGTCACTATTACGGTAATGGCTTAGGCCCCGAATACAACGCCGCCCACGCCAACCATTTTCATCTCGGGATGCGGGGTTACGGAATGTGTCGCTAA
- the iraP gene encoding anti-adapter protein IraP translates to MKNLIAELLLKLAQKEEESKELVAQVEALEIIVTAMLRNMEQNQQQTLIHQVEGALQGVKPDASVPDRDTELLREYVHKLLKHPRY, encoded by the coding sequence ATGAAGAATCTCATTGCTGAGTTGTTGCTTAAGCTTGCCCAGAAAGAAGAGGAGTCGAAAGAACTGGTTGCTCAGGTAGAAGCGTTAGAGATTATCGTCACGGCGATGTTACGCAATATGGAGCAGAACCAGCAGCAAACACTTATTCATCAGGTCGAGGGCGCACTTCAGGGCGTAAAGCCGGATGCCAGCGTTCCCGATCGCGATACGGAATTGCTGCGCGAGTACGTACATAAATTGTTGAAACATCCTCGTTACTAA